The Aureitalea marina genome includes a window with the following:
- a CDS encoding TlpA family protein disulfide reductase, translating into MQGIAGLTIEFQRLISNKTVVIMLTNVLKTSLFIFLLSTLILGCEEERENPFSVLEVNIANQQFLDSLIIYDKDESWEVKSIIRFTESNSVIDTLNILQTKRYQIYSFISGNQGEMGELLISPNSKISLSIDENQLFESISYSGNFKLPNNFLAYSKKHQNQLSEMVRNGIEQEDLEISIDERSKLIHEKGKALDIVDSLSTYVDRKFNKFAEILIQKNIKHQYKQSLIGEIGNNFFFKDVNNREKSLRDFKGKYIYIDVWATWCKPCKVEHTYLEQLDDYFSDNDDFQIISVSTDSEFDKWKRYVTKNSMEGIQLYSGADSDFVKFYDIGALPRFILLDQAGRIINSEEIRPSNPELLKKLNSTVHNDKYAK; encoded by the coding sequence ATGCAAGGCATAGCTGGCCTAACCATAGAGTTCCAACGCCTCATAAGCAATAAAACAGTAGTAATCATGCTCACTAACGTTTTAAAAACATCACTTTTTATATTTCTGTTATCGACCTTGATTTTAGGTTGTGAAGAGGAAAGAGAAAATCCTTTTTCTGTTCTAGAGGTAAATATTGCCAACCAGCAATTTTTAGACAGCTTAATTATCTACGATAAAGATGAATCCTGGGAGGTAAAATCGATTATTCGATTCACAGAATCAAATTCGGTGATTGACACCTTGAATATCCTCCAGACAAAACGCTATCAGATTTATTCGTTTATATCTGGCAACCAAGGAGAAATGGGAGAATTATTAATCTCCCCAAATAGTAAAATATCTCTATCAATTGATGAAAATCAACTTTTCGAGTCAATAAGTTATTCTGGCAACTTTAAATTACCCAATAATTTCTTGGCCTATTCCAAAAAACATCAAAACCAATTATCCGAAATGGTTCGCAATGGAATAGAACAAGAGGATTTAGAAATATCAATTGATGAAAGGAGTAAATTAATACATGAGAAAGGGAAAGCACTCGATATAGTTGATAGCCTGAGTACTTATGTCGACCGAAAATTCAACAAGTTCGCTGAAATTCTAATACAAAAGAACATCAAACACCAATACAAGCAATCACTAATTGGTGAAATTGGAAATAACTTCTTTTTCAAAGACGTAAACAATCGCGAAAAGTCCTTGAGAGATTTTAAAGGAAAATATATTTACATAGATGTCTGGGCTACCTGGTGTAAACCTTGTAAAGTAGAGCATACTTATTTGGAACAGTTAGACGATTATTTTTCTGATAATGATGACTTTCAAATTATTTCCGTAAGCACGGATAGCGAATTTGACAAGTGGAAGAGGTACGTCACTAAGAATTCTATGGAAGGAATACAGCTTTATTCTGGCGCAGATTCAGATTTTGTAAAATTTTATGACATTGGTGCTTTACCACGATTTATTCTATTAGATCAAGCAGGTAGAATTATTAATTCTGAAGAAATAAGGCCTTCTAATCCCGAATTATTAAAGAAATTAAACTCCACCGTTCACAATGATAAATATGCCAAATAG
- a CDS encoding adenylate/guanylate cyclase domain-containing protein, with translation MAQKNGLSKGYVFYFTLLLFSFFIFYPLDYMWKIVNNSSELVDNSVVKTVLENTLNLTLLSNYIFWFVITFLTILSLFIRDKFGPITFVNFLKGKYFRPKREERVFMFMDLKSSTTIAEELGEERYFNFLNDTFSIATPGILSAHGEIYQYVGDEIVISWITKNGVNRANCISCYYKMTGLLKDKSDYFNDTYGTQPVFKAGLHFGPVITGEMGIVKREIVYSGDVLNTASRIQSLCNEMKTDLLVSRNLISLIDLNFLDKKVKSIGNISLRGKQEKIELVTLLDDD, from the coding sequence ATGGCTCAGAAAAATGGCCTATCTAAAGGCTATGTTTTTTATTTTACTCTTCTACTCTTTAGTTTTTTTATATTCTATCCATTGGATTACATGTGGAAAATAGTCAATAATTCCAGTGAATTAGTTGATAACAGTGTAGTAAAAACAGTCCTGGAGAACACGCTTAATTTAACACTACTATCCAATTATATATTTTGGTTCGTCATTACGTTTTTAACCATTTTATCTCTATTTATTAGAGATAAATTTGGACCAATAACCTTTGTCAATTTTTTAAAAGGAAAATACTTTAGGCCAAAACGTGAAGAGCGTGTCTTCATGTTTATGGATTTAAAATCATCCACAACAATTGCTGAAGAGCTCGGGGAGGAGCGGTATTTTAATTTTTTAAATGACACATTTAGTATTGCAACACCAGGAATACTATCTGCCCACGGAGAAATTTATCAATATGTTGGTGATGAAATCGTGATAAGTTGGATAACAAAAAATGGTGTCAACAGGGCCAATTGTATCAGCTGCTATTATAAAATGACAGGGCTACTGAAAGATAAATCGGATTACTTTAATGACACCTACGGAACACAGCCTGTGTTTAAAGCTGGATTACATTTTGGACCTGTAATTACAGGTGAAATGGGAATAGTAAAAAGAGAAATTGTGTACTCTGGAGATGTTTTAAATACCGCATCGCGGATTCAATCACTTTGCAATGAAATGAAGACTGATCTTCTGGTATCCAGAAATTTAATATCACTCATAGATCTCAATTTTTTGGATAAAAAAGTCAAGTCTATTGGCAACATTAGTCTTCGAGGAAAACAGGAAAAAATTGAGTTAGTTACCCTTCTGGATGACGATTAA
- a CDS encoding alpha/beta hydrolase-fold protein, with amino-acid sequence MKKHLFLLLTIGSFLSSLQVIRAQTNEIETEIIDSVYSEVLKESREFWVKYPDNYNPDGTEKYPVVYLLDGFSLKENLEAVYDNYWGHYLPHMILVGVSNRTNRVRDLTTSQIKMRRGQAMDQDTGGAENFTQFIEKELIPYIDSKYPATSYRTLIGHSYAGLFTVHMLVNHQHLFQNYIAIDPSLDWDDQKLLMEAKEKLSSESYKGKSLFVSLAAEQLHMWDEDITMENIMDDSSEFTLFARSIIDFSTFAESQKQSGLNFSWKVYPEDLHGTVPLPTMRDGLVFLFKWYQFKSPQKYNNPETTVEELVELLKEQEQIYTQHFGVPTAPMIDEMLNGYGYMNMQMGQPEKAFMFFEMNIKYNPTSANTYDSMAEYYESQNDKENALKYLNQAYEISGDDYYKERIEALNKE; translated from the coding sequence ATGAAAAAACACCTCTTCCTCCTCCTGACAATTGGATCATTCTTGTCTTCCCTTCAAGTAATTAGAGCCCAAACTAATGAAATTGAAACGGAAATTATTGATAGCGTATATTCTGAAGTACTGAAAGAATCTCGTGAGTTTTGGGTTAAATACCCAGACAATTACAACCCAGATGGTACTGAAAAATATCCTGTCGTCTATTTGCTGGATGGATTTTCATTGAAAGAAAATTTAGAAGCAGTTTATGATAATTATTGGGGACATTATCTGCCTCATATGATCCTGGTTGGGGTTTCCAACAGAACCAACAGAGTGCGGGACTTAACTACTTCACAGATAAAAATGAGGCGCGGACAGGCTATGGATCAAGATACTGGCGGCGCCGAAAACTTTACCCAATTCATCGAAAAAGAACTAATCCCATACATAGACAGTAAATATCCCGCCACTTCTTACCGAACTTTGATTGGCCATTCTTATGCCGGTTTGTTTACTGTTCATATGTTGGTCAATCATCAACATCTCTTTCAAAATTATATAGCCATAGACCCAAGTTTGGATTGGGATGACCAAAAATTGTTGATGGAGGCAAAAGAAAAGCTGAGTTCAGAAAGTTACAAAGGCAAATCCCTTTTCGTTTCTTTAGCAGCAGAGCAGCTACATATGTGGGATGAAGATATAACCATGGAGAATATCATGGACGACTCTTCAGAGTTTACCTTGTTTGCCCGTTCCATCATCGACTTTTCAACTTTTGCCGAATCTCAAAAACAGAGTGGACTAAATTTCTCCTGGAAGGTTTATCCTGAAGATCTGCATGGTACCGTCCCGCTCCCTACGATGAGAGATGGATTGGTCTTTCTTTTTAAGTGGTACCAGTTTAAATCCCCTCAAAAGTATAATAACCCAGAAACGACAGTAGAAGAATTGGTTGAGCTATTGAAGGAGCAGGAACAAATCTATACCCAGCATTTTGGTGTCCCCACTGCACCCATGATAGACGAAATGTTAAATGGCTATGGCTACATGAATATGCAAATGGGACAACCGGAGAAGGCGTTCATGTTTTTTGAAATGAATATTAAGTACAATCCAACAAGTGCAAATACGTATGACTCGATGGCTGAGTATTACGAATCTCAAAACGACAAAGAGAATGCCTTGAAATATTTAAACCAGGCCTATGAAATAAGTGGTGACGATTACTACAAAGAGCGAATTGAAGCTCTAAATAAAGAATAA
- a CDS encoding S9 family peptidase, producing MANLGSDRLTDGDARVVTAQQAELTLDDLFASPKLTGTTPSRPVWAPSSEHFAFSWSEPGNPGRGLWVSTSGGKQLRLISNPASGSVRDMVWSDANTIVSLRGNDLWQTSLTQGDDLQFMPVQPGAHHLSISPSGNQAAYLVNGDLWLADFPSKKNRQLTEIGIASLSSLPKGRYSRPEREIGPGIWSGPTYKWSPDGKTIAFHEVDRREMRKVPFPDYLAVETNPNEVRRGYPGDPNEIRRVGLLDVESGKLTYLDLPDPDANQVIDFNWSPDGALLVDTASDTAVERKLFVLSPGESQLREIWRGVRESRMYTSFGSTWHPDGNEVVFLSDLGDRYGLYTIDNSPSKDRPQLLTDPSYDVLSSPSIAGDALFYAGNGVNPYEQHVYRLKLSGGEPEQLTRLAGRNVGYPSPDGRHLVFIHSSDTSPPELYVQSSEGGDPTRITNSPLPAFTERSWTAADYVSFPSLVDDYTLHARILKPTNMQPGKKYPVLFGPVYSNTARNRWAGNYSLVQQLLVKKGYIIVQVDSRGSNGYGQAFREEFLLGFADQDIEDYASAVAYMESLDYVDPDRIGIWGSSYGGTLSVYSLLKKPGLFQVGVAAAAAVDPVFFGTDDVAIVRRPQTHPEIFERKALNYAANLEDKLLFIHGIQDHVVPFKTTAVLAEELIKQGKDFDFAFAPGATHGWSRERYYDRYLFGKLIEYFDRYLGEPKD from the coding sequence TTGGCAAACTTGGGTAGTGACAGGCTTACTGATGGTGATGCCCGGGTAGTAACAGCACAACAAGCTGAGCTCACTCTTGATGACCTCTTCGCCTCACCAAAACTAACGGGAACTACCCCTTCCAGGCCTGTATGGGCTCCCAGCAGCGAGCACTTCGCCTTTTCCTGGAGTGAACCGGGAAATCCCGGGCGTGGCCTCTGGGTTTCCACAAGCGGTGGGAAGCAGCTGCGCCTGATTTCCAATCCGGCATCTGGGTCAGTGCGTGACATGGTCTGGAGCGATGCGAATACAATTGTCAGCCTGCGAGGGAACGACCTATGGCAGACATCGCTGACCCAAGGAGACGATCTCCAGTTTATGCCCGTCCAGCCAGGCGCACATCATCTGTCGATATCTCCAAGCGGTAACCAAGCGGCGTATTTAGTGAATGGTGACTTGTGGCTTGCTGACTTCCCTTCCAAAAAGAATCGACAGCTCACCGAGATCGGTATTGCCAGTCTCTCCAGCCTACCCAAGGGACGATACAGCCGTCCGGAACGTGAAATAGGCCCGGGCATCTGGAGTGGGCCAACCTACAAATGGTCCCCTGATGGCAAGACAATCGCCTTTCACGAGGTTGACCGACGCGAGATGCGAAAGGTGCCGTTCCCGGATTACCTCGCCGTCGAAACCAATCCCAACGAGGTGCGCCGAGGTTACCCGGGCGATCCAAACGAGATTCGCCGGGTTGGTCTGCTTGATGTAGAAAGCGGTAAGCTTACCTACCTCGACTTGCCAGACCCAGACGCCAACCAGGTCATCGACTTCAACTGGTCACCGGATGGTGCGCTGCTGGTCGATACCGCATCCGACACGGCAGTTGAGCGTAAGTTGTTCGTCCTATCACCCGGAGAAAGCCAACTGCGAGAGATTTGGCGAGGTGTTCGAGAGAGCCGCATGTACACATCCTTTGGATCCACTTGGCATCCGGATGGAAATGAGGTCGTTTTCTTAAGCGATCTAGGTGATCGCTACGGCCTTTATACCATCGATAACTCACCGTCCAAAGACCGTCCGCAGCTCCTGACAGATCCATCCTACGATGTGCTATCCTCTCCCAGTATTGCCGGTGACGCTCTGTTTTATGCAGGTAATGGGGTCAATCCATACGAACAACATGTGTATCGCCTCAAATTGTCCGGTGGCGAGCCCGAGCAGCTGACGCGCCTTGCAGGACGCAACGTTGGCTACCCCTCACCGGATGGCCGGCACTTGGTATTTATACATAGCAGCGATACTTCACCCCCAGAGCTTTATGTACAAAGCAGCGAGGGTGGTGACCCTACCCGAATAACCAACTCCCCCCTGCCCGCCTTCACGGAGCGATCTTGGACAGCTGCGGATTACGTTAGTTTCCCGAGTCTTGTCGATGACTACACCCTCCATGCCCGTATTCTTAAACCCACCAATATGCAGCCTGGCAAGAAGTATCCTGTGCTGTTTGGGCCCGTGTATTCGAATACGGCAAGGAACCGCTGGGCAGGTAACTACAGCCTGGTACAGCAGCTGTTGGTCAAGAAGGGATATATTATCGTGCAGGTGGATTCGCGCGGTAGCAACGGTTATGGCCAGGCATTCCGTGAAGAATTCCTGCTGGGCTTTGCCGACCAGGACATCGAGGATTATGCCAGTGCTGTTGCCTATATGGAGTCTCTGGATTATGTTGACCCTGATCGCATCGGCATCTGGGGCAGCAGTTACGGTGGCACACTCTCGGTTTATTCGCTGCTAAAGAAGCCGGGCTTATTCCAGGTGGGTGTTGCTGCAGCAGCAGCTGTTGACCCCGTATTCTTTGGCACGGACGACGTTGCGATAGTTCGTCGACCGCAGACCCACCCGGAGATCTTTGAAAGAAAAGCGCTCAACTATGCAGCCAATCTGGAGGATAAACTACTGTTCATCCACGGCATACAGGACCATGTGGTACCATTTAAGACGACGGCCGTGTTAGCGGAAGAACTCATTAAACAGGGCAAGGATTTCGACTTTGCCTTTGCACCGGGAGCGACCCACGGATGGAGCCGTGAGCGGTATTACGATCGCTACCTGTTTGGCAAGCTGATCGAATACTTTGACCGCTACCTGGGCGAACCGAAAGATTAG
- a CDS encoding adenylate/guanylate cyclase domain-containing protein: MSSKTKTILVSMMRDVLSFRSKLSYCLYATLAIVALAGCKQDHEEFELAGKQQSIQVNIVSPDTILFADLSDSLRPKPIWLENRPEPLKIEIPKTVSSSSPDFHPLYPETQLKPPMEVKAEFSTVFRNYSTEEGVAVDVTSCSFADSKGNLWFGTFVGGLTKYNGKDFTRYTKAQGLLSNEIFAITEDHQGNIWIGTIEGVSKFDGAGFTTVYNQSRVYDILQDKDRTFWFALENGLIHHTEDGNTLYSKNNGLSGDSAYALAQNEQGKLFIGTENGLSIYDGQTFTHITDEIDPLYKPIRKIIVDPDGAIWIGSPLGLAKLIDQKFSYYPIDKKFTPDESTVIFMDSQSNIWLVVRGEGVLKFDGSNFISINSSKGVKNNEIDNIIEDSSGNIWFGTDAGISKYSGDAIINFTQEQGIIDKSVRSIVQDDEGYLWFAGNSNGLSRFDGFHFLNFGRQQGLPSSMFWSMEADNKGNVWLGTYGNTPGNGLVKFDGESFTTFSKDQGLPSDTVYFIYHNPNGSLYIATSKGISIFDGKSFTNFSNRNGLVNNEVYCITKDKNGDFWFGTGGGISRYNGHSFINYYGENGPGDVDIKSILEDKEGNLWLGSYGKGLYRFDGDSFHQFTIQDGLPDDVITQVALSEEGHIVIGTNNGIAMLKGFDSNPEQNDFQNNSVSLHIEVHNTLSNSELSKYKPVFEIYNTSTGYQIKDVNRGQQGIYLDKKGVLWIATGSEKSGLVRMDYKELSKNKRPPNNTLTAVKINNENISWRSLKLVTTAQKSNIDSAYTVDASISEEITTYGKPLSSKERSELRSRYKDLAFDAVSPFHSIPQNLILPYSHNNLTIEFCAIEPADPKLVNYQFKLEGYSDSWSPPSNQTSATFGNIFEGDYTFYVRSQSPSGVWSEPLTYSFTVLPPWYRTLWAYASYMLIFLFGFRSFSKYRERKLIAEKVKLEETVLERTNELIQEKKKSDSLLLNILPKEIAQELKETGSVIPKRHKNVTILMTDFKGFTELVASVPAITLVDELNDIFGRFDEIVEETGIQKIETIGDAYVAAYGLEEETAEHAINCIRAAQKMLSYLEKRNKEHELKWNMRVGIHSGPIVAGVVGKKKFNYDLFGDTINTASRMESSGEPGRINISDPTYQLVKHAIKCEYRGKIHAKGKGELDMYFVKIDG; the protein is encoded by the coding sequence ATGTCCAGCAAAACAAAAACTATATTAGTAAGCATGATGAGGGATGTCCTCTCTTTTCGTTCAAAGCTATCGTATTGTCTGTACGCTACTTTAGCAATTGTCGCTCTTGCAGGATGTAAGCAAGACCATGAAGAGTTTGAACTTGCAGGTAAACAACAATCCATTCAGGTTAATATAGTCTCACCAGACACCATTCTCTTCGCTGATCTATCGGACAGTCTGCGACCTAAACCCATATGGCTAGAAAACAGGCCTGAACCATTGAAGATTGAAATTCCAAAAACGGTTTCATCCAGCAGTCCTGATTTTCATCCATTGTATCCAGAAACCCAGCTAAAACCTCCTATGGAGGTCAAGGCAGAATTCTCGACGGTATTTCGAAATTATTCTACCGAAGAAGGTGTGGCCGTAGACGTAACATCTTGTTCATTTGCAGATTCAAAAGGCAACCTTTGGTTCGGAACATTTGTTGGCGGTCTAACCAAATACAACGGAAAAGATTTCACCAGATATACAAAAGCTCAAGGACTGTTAAGTAATGAAATTTTTGCCATCACAGAAGATCACCAAGGGAATATATGGATAGGCACCATAGAAGGCGTTTCCAAATTCGATGGTGCAGGTTTTACAACTGTGTATAATCAAAGCAGAGTATATGATATTCTACAAGACAAGGATAGAACTTTTTGGTTTGCCCTTGAAAATGGACTTATCCATCACACTGAGGATGGCAATACTCTTTATTCAAAAAATAACGGTCTTTCGGGTGATAGCGCCTATGCATTGGCCCAGAATGAACAGGGTAAATTATTCATAGGTACTGAAAATGGATTGAGTATTTACGATGGGCAAACGTTTACTCATATAACCGATGAGATCGATCCACTGTACAAACCGATAAGAAAAATAATTGTTGACCCAGATGGAGCTATCTGGATAGGGTCTCCTTTAGGCCTTGCGAAACTTATTGACCAGAAATTCAGTTATTATCCTATCGATAAAAAATTCACTCCGGATGAGAGCACTGTAATATTTATGGATAGCCAAAGCAATATTTGGCTTGTGGTCCGGGGTGAAGGGGTACTTAAATTTGATGGGTCAAACTTCATTTCAATCAATAGTTCAAAAGGAGTGAAGAATAATGAAATAGATAATATTATCGAAGATTCTAGCGGCAATATTTGGTTTGGAACAGATGCAGGCATAAGCAAATATTCAGGAGATGCCATCATCAATTTCACTCAAGAACAGGGCATCATTGATAAAAGTGTTCGTAGTATTGTTCAGGATGACGAAGGTTATCTCTGGTTTGCCGGAAACTCGAATGGCCTGAGCCGATTTGATGGTTTTCATTTTTTAAATTTTGGAAGACAACAAGGTCTGCCATCTTCCATGTTTTGGTCTATGGAAGCGGACAACAAAGGTAATGTCTGGTTAGGTACTTACGGCAATACCCCTGGCAATGGACTTGTGAAATTTGATGGAGAATCATTTACGACATTTTCCAAGGATCAAGGATTGCCATCTGATACGGTTTATTTCATTTATCATAACCCAAACGGCTCCTTATATATCGCTACGTCTAAAGGAATAAGCATATTCGACGGAAAGTCTTTTACTAATTTCTCGAATAGGAATGGGCTTGTAAACAATGAGGTATATTGTATAACAAAAGATAAAAATGGAGATTTCTGGTTTGGTACGGGAGGTGGCATTAGCAGATATAATGGTCACTCCTTTATCAACTACTATGGCGAGAACGGACCAGGTGACGTAGACATTAAATCCATCCTTGAGGATAAAGAAGGGAATCTCTGGTTAGGCAGTTACGGGAAGGGCTTGTACCGATTTGATGGAGATTCTTTCCACCAATTTACAATCCAAGATGGATTACCCGATGATGTCATCACACAAGTGGCTTTATCTGAAGAAGGCCATATTGTAATAGGAACCAATAACGGCATTGCAATGCTTAAGGGGTTTGACAGCAACCCGGAACAAAATGACTTTCAAAATAACTCAGTAAGTCTTCATATTGAGGTGCATAACACACTTTCAAATAGTGAATTATCCAAGTATAAACCTGTATTTGAAATTTACAACACTAGTACTGGTTATCAGATCAAAGATGTCAATCGGGGACAACAGGGTATCTATTTAGATAAAAAAGGTGTGCTCTGGATAGCAACAGGCTCAGAAAAAAGTGGTTTAGTCCGTATGGATTACAAAGAGCTTTCAAAAAATAAACGTCCGCCCAATAATACGCTCACTGCCGTTAAGATCAATAACGAAAATATTTCCTGGCGAAGTTTAAAGTTAGTTACGACCGCTCAAAAATCTAACATCGATTCAGCTTATACAGTGGATGCATCAATTTCTGAAGAGATCACCACTTATGGGAAACCATTGAGTAGCAAAGAAAGATCGGAGTTAAGGTCAAGATACAAGGACCTGGCATTTGATGCTGTTAGCCCTTTTCATTCCATTCCGCAAAATTTGATACTACCTTATTCACATAACAACTTGACTATTGAATTTTGTGCCATCGAGCCTGCTGATCCAAAACTCGTTAATTATCAATTTAAGTTGGAAGGATACAGCGACTCTTGGAGTCCTCCATCAAACCAGACCTCTGCGACTTTCGGAAATATTTTTGAGGGAGATTATACATTTTACGTGCGTTCTCAAAGTCCAAGTGGGGTTTGGTCGGAACCATTAACGTATTCATTTACTGTTCTACCACCTTGGTATAGAACACTCTGGGCCTATGCATCCTATATGCTTATTTTTCTGTTTGGCTTCAGGAGCTTTAGTAAATACAGAGAACGAAAACTCATTGCTGAAAAGGTGAAGTTGGAAGAAACCGTTCTGGAGCGGACCAATGAATTAATTCAAGAAAAAAAGAAATCGGACAGTCTTTTACTCAATATTCTACCTAAAGAAATCGCTCAAGAACTAAAAGAAACGGGAAGCGTGATTCCCAAAAGACATAAGAATGTAACTATTCTTATGACCGATTTTAAAGGGTTTACTGAGCTTGTCGCATCCGTCCCGGCCATTACTCTGGTCGATGAACTCAATGACATTTTTGGACGATTCGATGAAATCGTTGAGGAGACTGGTATTCAAAAAATTGAAACAATTGGTGATGCGTATGTTGCCGCATACGGGCTTGAGGAGGAGACGGCAGAGCATGCTATTAATTGTATCAGAGCCGCACAAAAAATGTTATCCTACCTGGAGAAGAGAAATAAGGAACATGAGCTAAAATGGAATATGAGGGTTGGTATACATTCCGGCCCTATAGTAGCTGGAGTTGTTGGAAAGAAGAAATTCAACTATGATCTTTTTGGAGATACCATAAATACGGCAAGCAGGATGGAGTCTTCAGGAGAGCCAGGTAGAATAAATATTTCAGATCCCACTTATCAGCTTGTCAAGCATGCCATCAAATGTGAGTATAGAGGAAAGATCCATGCCAAGGGAAAAGGAGAGTTAGACATGTACTTTGTAAAAATTGATGGTTGA
- a CDS encoding DUF6090 family protein, with protein MIKLFRKNRQNSLGEGKIGKYLKYAIGEIILVVLGILIALYLNDRNSKRAEEKAAISVYENIKQQVVNDMTTLNHCTTQNKELIEKYWYASNIIEQNDREKIDTLGKIVFELSKYSDFNRSSTIYQNLLNSGESKLLKNTAILEQIQKLEEAYILVNRTEEIHFEIISFFGPDIFKSIKFYDLSTRDSDKLFGIDFQNYFMSAISISSDKEYAYQLTIDQIELLIELLDEELNH; from the coding sequence ATGATCAAACTCTTTAGAAAAAACAGACAAAACTCACTAGGAGAAGGAAAAATAGGCAAGTACTTGAAATATGCAATTGGAGAAATTATCTTAGTAGTCTTAGGTATTTTAATAGCCCTATATCTCAATGACAGAAATAGTAAGCGTGCTGAAGAAAAAGCGGCAATTTCTGTATACGAAAATATCAAACAACAGGTTGTCAATGATATGACCACATTAAATCATTGCACCACTCAAAATAAAGAATTAATCGAAAAGTATTGGTATGCGTCCAATATTATAGAACAAAATGATCGAGAGAAAATTGATACTCTCGGAAAAATAGTATTTGAACTCTCAAAATATTCTGATTTTAACAGAAGCAGTACCATTTATCAAAATTTATTAAATAGTGGAGAATCGAAACTATTAAAAAATACAGCTATTCTGGAGCAGATCCAGAAACTAGAAGAGGCCTATATACTTGTAAATAGAACTGAAGAAATTCATTTTGAGATAATTAGCTTCTTTGGGCCTGATATATTTAAATCCATCAAGTTTTATGATCTTTCCACTCGAGATTCAGACAAACTTTTTGGGATCGATTTTCAAAATTATTTTATGTCGGCCATTTCTATTAGTTCGGATAAGGAATATGCATACCAACTTACAATTGACCAAATTGAATTACTGATAGAATTATTAGATGAAGAACTTAATCACTAA